A single region of the Streptomyces virginiae genome encodes:
- a CDS encoding YncE family protein: MLRTVRTLGLLAAATLLTAFTPAPAAPAAAAAPRDGLREVFFVGNNWEGTADVLASTGDLAKVGRIDVVPDKAERLREIYLNPVKLAFFLGIRESAGEGHDQFVDDMFTTPDGSAVVVSRPSFADVVSIDVATGRVNWRFPVSGFRSDHMAVSPDGTRVAVSASTSNTVHVLDITTGRQVGSFGTGDKPHENTFTRDGRFLWNSSIGEVNTALDAPWLDWTKGDRKITVVDARTFRTVRVIDMRERLDAFGRRDLSDAVRPVSFSPDESKLYFQVSFFNGFLEYDVPSDRITRLKTLPMNPATSTDRTTWVNDSRHHGMSMSPDGAKLCIAGTMDDYATVVDRATLAEGPLVPAAKPYWATVSGDGSACVISESGADRVTAIDFATGTKRVSVPVGDHPQRVRLGHVPTGWTGPAAR; this comes from the coding sequence ATGTTGCGTACCGTGCGAACCCTCGGCCTGCTGGCCGCGGCCACCCTGCTCACCGCCTTCACACCGGCCCCGGCGGCACCCGCGGCCGCGGCCGCTCCGCGTGACGGCCTGCGCGAGGTGTTCTTCGTCGGGAACAACTGGGAGGGGACCGCCGACGTCCTCGCCTCCACCGGCGATCTCGCCAAGGTCGGCCGGATCGACGTGGTCCCCGACAAGGCGGAGCGGCTGCGCGAGATCTACCTCAACCCCGTGAAGCTCGCCTTCTTCCTGGGCATCCGGGAGAGCGCGGGCGAGGGGCACGACCAGTTCGTCGACGACATGTTCACCACCCCGGACGGCTCCGCCGTCGTCGTCTCCCGCCCCAGCTTCGCCGACGTCGTGTCCATCGACGTGGCCACCGGACGCGTCAACTGGCGCTTCCCCGTCTCCGGATTCCGCTCCGACCACATGGCGGTCTCGCCGGACGGGACCCGCGTCGCCGTCTCGGCCTCCACCTCCAACACCGTGCACGTCCTGGACATCACCACCGGGCGGCAGGTCGGCTCCTTCGGCACGGGGGACAAGCCGCACGAGAACACCTTCACCCGGGACGGCCGCTTCCTGTGGAACAGCTCCATCGGCGAGGTGAACACCGCCCTGGACGCGCCCTGGTTGGACTGGACGAAGGGCGACCGCAAGATCACCGTCGTCGACGCGCGTACCTTCCGCACCGTCCGGGTGATCGACATGCGGGAGCGGCTCGACGCCTTCGGCCGCCGCGACCTGTCCGACGCCGTCCGTCCGGTGTCCTTCAGCCCCGACGAGTCGAAGCTCTACTTCCAGGTGTCCTTCTTCAACGGCTTCCTGGAGTACGACGTCCCCTCCGACCGGATCACCCGCCTCAAGACCCTCCCGATGAACCCCGCCACCAGCACCGACCGCACCACCTGGGTCAACGACTCCCGCCACCACGGCATGTCCATGAGTCCCGACGGGGCGAAGCTCTGCATCGCGGGCACCATGGACGACTACGCGACCGTCGTGGACCGCGCCACCCTCGCCGAAGGGCCGCTCGTGCCCGCCGCCAAGCCGTACTGGGCCACGGTCTCCGGCGACGGCAGCGCCTGCGTGATCTCCGAGAGCGGCGCCGACCGGGTCACGGCCATCGACTTCGCCACCGGCACCAAGCGGGTCTCCGTACCCGTCGGCGACCATCCGCAGCGCGTCCGGCTCGGCCACGTCCCGACCGGCTGGACCGGCCCCGCGGCCCGGTAG
- a CDS encoding OsmC family protein, producing MARLHCYTTRVTWTGNLGTGTSHYRAYSRAHEVAAGELPVILGSSDPTFHGDASRWNPEQLLLAALSQCHMLSYLHFCTLGGVVVTSYVDEAAGTMGTAGDSGQFTEAVVRPRITVGDASMVDAAIALHEEAHRACFIANSVNFPVRYEPTVTVG from the coding sequence ATGGCCCGACTGCACTGCTACACCACCCGCGTGACCTGGACCGGAAACCTCGGCACCGGCACCAGTCACTACCGTGCCTACTCACGGGCCCACGAGGTGGCCGCCGGGGAACTGCCGGTGATCCTCGGCAGCTCCGACCCGACCTTCCACGGAGACGCCTCCCGCTGGAACCCCGAGCAACTGCTGCTCGCCGCCCTGTCCCAGTGCCACATGCTCTCCTACCTGCACTTCTGCACACTGGGCGGCGTGGTGGTCACCTCGTACGTCGACGAGGCGGCCGGGACGATGGGCACGGCCGGGGACAGCGGGCAGTTCACGGAGGCCGTGGTGCGCCCCCGGATCACCGTCGGCGACGCGTCGATGGTGGACGCGGCGATCGCACTGCACGAGGAGGCCCACCGGGCCTGCTTCATCGCCAATTCGGTGAACTTCCCCGTCCGGTACGAGCCGACCGTGACGGTGGGCTGA
- a CDS encoding XdhC family protein, with amino-acid sequence MLDIAEELNRWVEQGRDFAVATVVAVGGSAPRQPGAALAVDSEGTAIGSVSGGCVEGAVYELCRQALEDGETVHERFGYSDDDAFAVGLTCGGIIDILVTPVRVGSPAREVFAAGLAAAARGEAAAVARIAQGPAELMGRAVFVRTEGAHQGGLGGHPELDRTVAEEARAMLDAGRTGVLEIGADGRLCGEPLKVLVESSVPPPRMIVFGAIDFASALVRIGKFLGYRVTVCDARPVFATKTRFPEADEIVVDWPHRYLESTAVDGRTVLCVLTHDAKFDVPLLELALRLPVAYVGAMGSRRTHEDRNERLRQVGVTELELARLRSPIGLDLGARSPEETALSIAAEIVANRRGGTGAALTGAHIPIHPDLSHTMLDRIGSVA; translated from the coding sequence ATGCTGGACATCGCCGAAGAGCTGAACCGGTGGGTCGAGCAGGGGCGTGACTTCGCCGTCGCCACCGTGGTAGCGGTCGGCGGGAGCGCGCCCCGGCAGCCCGGGGCCGCTCTCGCCGTCGACAGCGAGGGCACGGCCATCGGGTCGGTCTCCGGTGGGTGCGTGGAAGGTGCGGTGTACGAGCTGTGCCGGCAGGCGCTGGAGGACGGCGAAACCGTCCACGAGCGCTTCGGGTACAGCGACGACGATGCTTTCGCCGTGGGCCTGACCTGCGGCGGAATCATCGACATCCTGGTCACCCCGGTCCGCGTGGGCTCTCCCGCACGGGAGGTCTTCGCGGCCGGCCTGGCCGCCGCCGCCCGCGGCGAGGCCGCGGCGGTGGCCCGCATCGCGCAGGGCCCGGCCGAGCTCATGGGCCGGGCCGTGTTCGTCCGTACCGAAGGCGCCCACCAGGGCGGCCTCGGCGGACACCCCGAGCTGGATCGGACCGTCGCCGAGGAGGCCCGCGCCATGCTCGACGCAGGACGGACCGGCGTGCTGGAGATCGGCGCCGACGGCAGGCTCTGCGGCGAGCCGCTGAAGGTCCTCGTCGAGTCCAGCGTCCCGCCCCCGCGGATGATCGTCTTCGGTGCCATCGACTTCGCCTCCGCCCTCGTACGGATCGGCAAGTTCCTCGGATACCGGGTGACCGTGTGCGACGCGCGGCCCGTCTTCGCGACGAAGACCCGCTTCCCCGAGGCGGACGAGATCGTCGTCGACTGGCCCCACCGCTACCTGGAGAGCACGGCCGTGGACGGTCGGACCGTCCTGTGCGTGCTCACCCACGACGCCAAGTTCGACGTCCCGCTCCTCGAACTGGCCCTGCGACTGCCCGTGGCCTACGTCGGCGCCATGGGCTCCCGCCGCACCCACGAGGACCGCAACGAGCGACTGCGCCAGGTCGGGGTGACCGAGCTCGAACTGGCCCGGCTGCGCTCCCCGATCGGCCTGGACCTCGGCGCCCGCTCCCCGGAGGAGACCGCGCTGTCCATCGCCGCCGAGATCGTCGCGAACCGCCGCGGCGGCACCGGCGCGGCCCTGACCGGCGCGCACATCCCGATCCACCCGGACCTCTCGCACACGATGCTCGACCGGATCGGCTCCGTCGCCTGA